A single window of Scyliorhinus torazame isolate Kashiwa2021f chromosome 29, sScyTor2.1, whole genome shotgun sequence DNA harbors:
- the LOC140404059 gene encoding trinucleotide repeat-containing gene 6B protein-like isoform X7 codes for MQVNDGSRRQEASLKTFMEMEKMTEELHILTKEQNVKTEIRAECEDLTRDERNDTSESPIEESKQEKEEEKEEQLMEEKKRKKEDKKKKDATQKVTEQKTKVPEATKPSLSLPPTATPVGSVPTPAGNGGNNAKRAVATNGQPQNAARYLPREVPPRFRQHEHKVLLKRGQPPPPSCGLLGGGVGPPGLPGPNPGTAQPLTQPNCPLQHGSTPVDANPGGAGSNYANSAWGSGSSSTDLNHGWDKLIVDGSDMEAWPCITGRDSESASEHVDNEGASNLGSEKSLPPGSGTARSCKGTANQFAAGSGKNECKLGAWNMGLVPKPSHASSISSESKDGLNNWKNLSSPDGAGLGLTLNPNINPSAWPVLGQEGNSGKGTLETDVSSSSAQLSAVGQSPRDQDGTSASAWAKQSKTENAGVTWNASVGEQPQALNTDGPNNGDTNSLNASSQSTGNPLQNKGVSDTTGNGTWNMPLGMGLGNPLVLNQSVSTDASSEGSIRGTMEGRGTGGTWNTVWGSSGTDSISGQNGTGADGNNGRNGDDSAKAGSGMKQLLVNRSRTESWDNNGGGPWDSEAQDPNKAKNWGKGNRTASGGAQGLWGQQPGTDNRSEGEWGGPPNEQNCGTGGWDNHRVNPLPEHQGENSQNSNWAKASSSTGSDSASRSNNKRGGSETQPGGRRLNKTDPLDQEEVLQSVISRADLDPRVLSNTGWGQIQIKQNTMWDVQESPRNERRTDRGTEGWESTATQSTNSGGWGEGPSQSGHCTSGWGDAPQSSNMESKSPSGWVDPKNSQGWGGGTSEEKAPSWNEGPRIKEPGWGARQQPTQGWSANNGWGDGSGQPAEQPKAGGWDSSNSRWGDSGRGDVGSWGGGSNSNSNQRGGWDDPTRHQGWGESSKTAAPNWNKQQEVSGSWGTASAGSRQSGPGWGSTPVPPTPIPVVPKEEEPTGWEEPSPQSISRKMEIDDGTSAWGDPNSYNYKNVNLWDKNSQSESSGSGSMPREPNTSNVVTGRGSTSSSGSKSMQDGWGGGDRPAVASTRPPSWEEEDDSSIGLWNSAGTQESSSPYNSSNWTSGGKKTHKGSMKGGNNDAWINPLSTQFSKMGLLRESSEDGIGNKMDLTVGGLPDKKLESDKRGMNMDYNGMMRKDRSGFRPPNSKDSPTADSGPYFEKNGNHGLFGGSSAQSRGVHTPQVQPMNSSQPNRAQVPPQFLPPPQVPASMLKHATPNGALNPALFSLGPQLTPQQIAMLSQLPQLPQLQLAYQLLIQQQQQQVLQNQRKLSAAVRQQQEQQLARIVNALQQQQQQQHRHNNTPGMKHSPSHPGIPKQHLDNVVPNSLPSGLPDFQTKGQLQPGYPMGLGSNMNVNQLDVNSIVGMKEPQSQQSRLKQWTTMEGLSPATPPPDHNPLKNGAISSSMAPPKSRDSLPYYEMIAGDSLASHSGAASDNWSTPKLSNGSSSSSWPPEFRPGEPWKGFQNIDPESDPYATPASMINSSAAPPSPDSEHQLLRDRSTGSSSSLNTSLPSPGAWSYSASNCSYSTVQSTSAKFNDFKSTWSPDPIGHPRMWKNQMSSKNTNPPTRPPPGLTNQKPPSSLWSSGAPRFSRGWGVQESRYAMSSNWGDGSSGGSSRVSSWLVLHNLTPQIDGSTLRTICMQHGPLITFHLNLTHGTALVRYSTKQEAAKAQTALHMCVLGNTTILAEFVSDEEVNRYFAQGQLSTPSPGWQTLETGQSQMDPVGSSLHSFGGRSSLGQWNSAGAVGRGSGNLAGASLWATPSYTASLWGAPNSDDSHRMGSPAPLLPGDLLGGGADSI; via the exons TGCCCGAAGCGACGAAGCCAAGCCTAAGCCTGCCTCCAACTGCCACCCCAGTTGGCAGCGTTCCAACACCAGCCGGCAACGGTGGTAACAATGCCAAAAGGGCGGTGGCCACCAACGGCCAGCCACAGAACGCCGCCCGCTATCTGCCCCGTGAGGTGCCTCCTCGATTTCGCCAGCACGAGCACAAAGTGTTACTAAAACGTGGTCAGCCCCCTCCGCCTTCCTGTGGGCTTCTTGGAGGTGGGGTGGGGCCTCCTGGGTTGCCAGGACCAAACCCTGGCACTGCACAACCATTGACACAACCCAACTGTCCGCTGCAGCACGGCAGTACACCAGTGG ACGCAAATCCTGGGGGTGCTGGTTCAAATTATGCAAATTCTGCTTGGGGTTCTGGATCATCCAGCACTGACCTCAACCACGGCTGGGATAAGTTAATCGTAGACGGGTCTGATATGGAGGCTTGGCCTTGCATCACAGGCAGAGACTCTGAGTCGGCTTCGGAACATGTAGACAATGAAGGTGCCTCAAACCTTGGCTCCGAGAAGAGCCTGCCACCAGGAAGTGGCACTGCCAGGAGCTGCAAAGGAACTGCAAACCAGTTTGCTGCTGGGAGCGGAAAGAATGAATGTAAATTGGGGGCCTGGAACATGGGCCTCGTGCCTAAACCCAGTCATGCATCTTCCATCTCTTCGGAGAGCAAAGACGGACTCAACAATTGGAAAAACTTGAGCAGCCCTGATGGAGCTGGCCTTGGGTTGACCTTGAACCCAAATATCAACCCATCAGCCTGGCCAGTGTTGGGCCAGGAGGGCAATTCTGGAAAAGGGACTTTGGAGACAGATGTTTCGAGCTCCAGTGCACAACTTAGTGCAGTAGGTCAAAGCCCTAGGGATCAGGACGGTACTTCTGCAAGCGCCTGGGCAAAACAGTCAAAAACGGAAAATGCGGGTGTTACATGGAATGCTTCTGTTGGAGAACAGCCTCAAGCTCTTAACACTGATGGACCAAATAATGGCGACACTAACTCTTTGAATGCAAGTTCACAGAGCACCGGGAACCCTTTGCAAAACAAGGGAGTGTCTGATACGACAGGGAATGGGACCTGGAACATGCCCTTGGGAATGGGTTTGGGAAACCCCTTGGTATTGAATCAATCTGTGAGCACTGACGCCTCATCCGAAGGCAGTATTAGAGGAACTATGGAAGGCCGGGGAACTGGGGGAACTTGGAATACAGTTTGGGGGTCTTCTGGAACTGATTCAATTTCTGGACAAAATGGTACAGGAGCTGATGGCAATAATGGACGCAATGGCGATGATTCAGCAAAGGCTGGCTCTGGTATGAAACAGTTATTGGTGAATAGATCAAGAACTGAATCATGGGACAATAATGGCGGCGGACCGTGGGACTCTGAGGCGCAAGACCCCAACAAAGCAAAAAACTGGGGTAAAGGGAACAGAACAGCATCGGGTGGTGCTCAGGGTTTGTGGGGTCAACAGCCAGGGACTGATAATCGCTCAGAAGGGGAATGGGGTGGCCCTCCGAATGAACAGAATTGTGGCACAGGCGGATGGGACAATCACAGGGTAAATCCCCTCCCAGAACATCAAGGAGAGAACTCTCAAAATTCCAACTGGGCAAAGGCCTCTAGTTCCACTGGGAGTGACTCTGCTAGTCGAAGCAACAACAAAAGGGGAGGTTCTGAAACCCAACCAGGTGGACGGCGCTTAAACAAGACTGATCCTCTTGATCAAGAGGAGGTATTGCAATCTGTAATAAGCAGGGCTGATCTGGACCCGAGAGTGTTATCAAACACTGGGTGGGGCCAAATTCAAATAAAGCAGAATACAATGTGGGATGTTCAGGAGTCACCCAGGAATGAAAGGCGCACTGACAGAGGAACAGAAGGGTGGGAGAGCACCGCCACTCAGAGCACTAACTCAGGGGGCTGGGGCGAAGGGCCCAGTCAAAGCGGTCACTGCACCTCTGGGTGGGGAGATGCTCCGCAGTCTTCAAACATGGAGTCTAAGAGTCCAAGTGGGTGGGTGGACCCAAAGAACAGTCAAGGTTGGGGAGGTGGGACATCAGAAGAGAAGGCACCATCATGGAATGAGGGGCCTAGAATTAAGGAACCGGGTTGGGGTGCAAGACAGCAACCAACTCAAGGTTGGTCTGCCAATAATGGTTGGGGTGATGGAAGTGGGCAGCCAGCTGAACAACCAAAAGCGGGTGGCTGGGACAGTTCGAACTCTAGGTGGGGCGATAGTGGCCGTGGTGATGTAGGATCTTGGGGAGGTGGCAGTAATTCTAATTCAAACCAGAGAGGTGGGTGGGATGACCCCACAAGACACCAGGGATGGGGCGAGTCATCAAAAACAGCCGCTCCTAATTGGAATAAGCAACAAGAGGTCTCTGGCTCTTGGGGTACTGCGTCTGCTGGTAGCCGGCAATCAGGACCTGGCTGGGGCTCAACACCTGTGCCGCCTACACCCATCCCAGTCGTGCCAAAGGAAGAAGAACCGACTGGATGGGAAGAGCCTTCACCGCAGTCTATCTCCCGAAAGATGGAGATAGATGATGGCACTTCAGCCTGGGGAGATCCCAACAGCTACAACTATAAGAATGTGAATCTGTGGGACAAGAACTCCCAAAGCGAGAGCTCTGGAAGTGGGTCAATGCCACGGGAGCCAAATACATCCAATGTGGTTACAGGCCGAGGTTCCACATCCAGTTCTG GTTCAAAATCTATGCAGgatgggtggggtggtggtgatcGACCTGCTGTGGCAAGTACACGTCCCCCAAGCTGGGAGGAAGAAGACGATAGTTCAATTGGCCTGTGGAACAGTGCTGGAACTCAGGAGAGTAGTTCACCCTACAACTCATCTAACTGGACCTCAGGCGGGAAGAAAACTCACAAG GGCTCCATGAAAGGTGGGAACAATGACGCATGGATAAACCCTCTCTCTACGCAATTTTCCAAAATGGGATTACTG AGGGAGTCTTCTGAAGATGGAATTGGTAATAAGATGGACTTGACTGTTG GTGGTCTACCAGACAAAAAGCTGGAATCTGACAAACGGGGAATGAATATGGATTATAATGGAATGATGAGGAAGGATCGATCGGGATTCCGGCCACCAAATTCCAAAGACTCGCCCACCGCAGACAGTGGACCCTACTTTGAGAAA AATGGCAATCATGGTTTATTTGGCGGTAGCTCAGCACAATCCAGGGGTGTGCATACACCTCAAGTACAGCCCATGAATTCATCCCAGCCTAACCGGGCTCAAGTGCCTCCACAATTCCTGCCCCCTCCTCAG GTTCCTGCCTCCATGCTGAAGCACGCCACTCCGAATGGCGCCCTGAACCCAGCCCTGTTTAGCCTTGGTCCTCAACTTACCCCTCAGCAAATAGCGATGCTCAGTCAACTTCCTCAGCTCCCACAGCTCCAGTTG GCCTACCAGCTCTTGattcagcaacagcagcaacaagtGCTGCAGAACCAACGGAAGCTCTCTGCCGCTGTCCGACAACAGCAAGAACAGCAA CTTGCCCGTATTGTAAATGCtctgcagcagcaacaacagcaacaGCACCGACACAACAACACCCCTGGGATGAAACACTCCCCATCGCATCCCGGCATACCCAAGCAGCACCTGGATAATGTTGTGCCTAATTCTCTCCCCTCTGGCCTTCCAGACTTCCAGACCAAAGGACAGCTTCAGCCGGGTTACCCAATGg GCCTGGGTTCAAACATGAACGTAAACCAGTTAGACGTCAACAGTATTGTAGGAATGAAGGAACCTCAGTCTCAGCAATCACGGCTCAAGCAGTGGACAACCATGGAGGGTCTCTCTCCTGCCACTCCGCCACCAGACCACAACCCCCTCAAAAACG GTGCTATTTCGAGCAGCATGGCACCACCGAAGTCTCGAGATAGTCTGCCCTATTATGAAATGATAGCAGGCGACTCCTTAGCCAGCCATTCGGGTGCTGCGAGTGACAACTGGTCCACCCCTAAGCTCTCGAATGGTTCCAGCAGCTCAAGTTGGCCACCAG AGTTCCGCCCTGGGGAACCATGGAAAGGTTTTCAAAATATTGACCCTGAATCAGATCCATATGCGACCCCAGCGAGCATGATAAACAGCTccgcagcacccccatccccggattCAGAACACCAACTACTCAGGGATAGGAGCACAG GGTCCAGTTCCTCCCTGAACACCTCGCTGCCTTCACCCGGTGCCTGGTCCTATAGTGCCTCAAACTGCTCCTACAGCACCGTACAGAGCACTTCAG CCAAGTTCAATGACTTCAAGTCAACGTGGTCTCCAGATCCAATTGGACATCCCAGGATGTGGAAGAATCAGATGTCATCTAAAAACACTAACCCACCAACCCGGCCGCCTCCAGGACTGACCAACCAGAAGCCCCCATCATCTCTGTGGAGCAGTGGAGCCCCTCGATTCAGCAGAGGATGGGGTGTACAGGAATCACGCTATGCCATGA GTTCCAACTGGGGTGATGGAAGTTCAGGTGGATCTAGCCGGGTCAGCTCCTGGCTTGTTCTTCATAATCTCACTCCACAG ATCGATGGCTCCACCCTGCGAACAATCTGCATGCAGCATGGCCCGCTGATAACATTCCACCTGAACCTGACACACGGCACTGCACTGGTTCGATACAGCACCAAGCAAGAGGCTGCCAAGGCCCAGACTGCGCTGCACAT GTGTGTGTTGGGGAACACTACCATCCTTGCTGAATTTGTCAGTGATGAGGAAGTCAACCGCTATTTTGCACAAGGTCAGTTATCAACACCATCCCCGGGCTGGCAGACACTGGAGACGGGACAGAGCCAGATGGATCCAGTCGGGAGCAGCCTGCACTCGTTTGGTGGGCGATCAAGCCTGGGACAATGGAACAGTGCCGGAGcagtgggcagggggagcgggAACCTGGCAGGAGCCTCACTGTGGGCCACCCCGAGCTACACAGCAAGCTTGTGGGGGGCCCCGAATTCTGATGACTCGCACCGAATGGGCAGTCCGGCCCCTCTACTACCTGGTGACctcctgggcggaggggctgattcAATTTGA
- the LOC140404059 gene encoding trinucleotide repeat-containing gene 6B protein-like isoform X9, with product MEEKKRKKEDKKKKDATQKVTEQKTKVPEATKPSLSLPPTATPVGSVPTPAGNGGNNAKRAVATNGQPQNAARYLPREVPPRFRQHEHKVLLKRGQPPPPSCGLLGGGVGPPGLPGPNPGTAQPLTQPNCPLQHGSTPVDANPGGAGSNYANSAWGSGSSSTDLNHGWDKLIVDGSDMEAWPCITGRDSESASEHVDNEGASNLGSEKSLPPGSGTARSCKGTANQFAAGSGKNECKLGAWNMGLVPKPSHASSISSESKDGLNNWKNLSSPDGAGLGLTLNPNINPSAWPVLGQEGNSGKGTLETDVSSSSAQLSAVGQSPRDQDGTSASAWAKQSKTENAGVTWNASVGEQPQALNTDGPNNGDTNSLNASSQSTGNPLQNKGVSDTTGNGTWNMPLGMGLGNPLVLNQSVSTDASSEGSIRGTMEGRGTGGTWNTVWGSSGTDSISGQNGTGADGNNGRNGDDSAKAGSGMKQLLVNRSRTESWDNNGGGPWDSEAQDPNKAKNWGKGNRTASGGAQGLWGQQPGTDNRSEGEWGGPPNEQNCGTGGWDNHRVNPLPEHQGENSQNSNWAKASSSTGSDSASRSNNKRGGSETQPGGRRLNKTDPLDQEEVLQSVISRADLDPRVLSNTGWGQIQIKQNTMWDVQESPRNERRTDRGTEGWESTATQSTNSGGWGEGPSQSGHCTSGWGDAPQSSNMESKSPSGWVDPKNSQGWGGGTSEEKAPSWNEGPRIKEPGWGARQQPTQGWSANNGWGDGSGQPAEQPKAGGWDSSNSRWGDSGRGDVGSWGGGSNSNSNQRGGWDDPTRHQGWGESSKTAAPNWNKQQEVSGSWGTASAGSRQSGPGWGSTPVPPTPIPVVPKEEEPTGWEEPSPQSISRKMEIDDGTSAWGDPNSYNYKNVNLWDKNSQSESSGSGSMPREPNTSNVVTGRGSTSSSGSKSMQDGWGGGDRPAVASTRPPSWEEEDDSSIGLWNSAGTQESSSPYNSSNWTSGGKKTHKGSMKGGNNDAWINPLSTQFSKMGLLRESSEDGIGNKMDLTVGGLPDKKLESDKRGMNMDYNGMMRKDRSGFRPPNSKDSPTADSGPYFEKLNLPFSNQDGCLSDEAPNSPFSPPPSCKLSPSGTALPTTSLGCIGSGLNMQNLNARHNGNHGLFGGSSAQSRGVHTPQVQPMNSSQPNRAQVPPQFLPPPQVPASMLKHATPNGALNPALFSLGPQLTPQQIAMLSQLPQLPQLQLAYQLLIQQQQQQVLQNQRKLSAAVRQQQEQQLARIVNALQQQQQQQHRHNNTPGMKHSPSHPGIPKQHLDNVVPNSLPSGLPDFQTKGQLQPGYPMGLGSNMNVNQLDVNSIVGMKEPQSQQSRLKQWTTMEGLSPATPPPDHNPLKNGAISSSMAPPKSRDSLPYYEMIAGDSLASHSGAASDNWSTPKLSNGSSSSSWPPEFRPGEPWKGFQNIDPESDPYATPASMINSSAAPPSPDSEHQLLRDRSTGSSSSLNTSLPSPGAWSYSASNCSYSTVQSTSAKFNDFKSTWSPDPIGHPRMWKNQMSSKNTNPPTRPPPGLTNQKPPSSLWSSGAPRFSRGWGVQESRYAMSSNWGDGSSGGSSRVSSWLVLHNLTPQIDGSTLRTICMQHGPLITFHLNLTHGTALVRYSTKQEAAKAQTALHMCVLGNTTILAEFVSDEEVNRYFAQGQLSTPSPGWQTLETGQSQMDPVGSSLHSFGGRSSLGQWNSAGAVGRGSGNLAGASLWATPSYTASLWGAPNSDDSHRMGSPAPLLPGDLLGGGADSI from the exons TGCCCGAAGCGACGAAGCCAAGCCTAAGCCTGCCTCCAACTGCCACCCCAGTTGGCAGCGTTCCAACACCAGCCGGCAACGGTGGTAACAATGCCAAAAGGGCGGTGGCCACCAACGGCCAGCCACAGAACGCCGCCCGCTATCTGCCCCGTGAGGTGCCTCCTCGATTTCGCCAGCACGAGCACAAAGTGTTACTAAAACGTGGTCAGCCCCCTCCGCCTTCCTGTGGGCTTCTTGGAGGTGGGGTGGGGCCTCCTGGGTTGCCAGGACCAAACCCTGGCACTGCACAACCATTGACACAACCCAACTGTCCGCTGCAGCACGGCAGTACACCAGTGG ACGCAAATCCTGGGGGTGCTGGTTCAAATTATGCAAATTCTGCTTGGGGTTCTGGATCATCCAGCACTGACCTCAACCACGGCTGGGATAAGTTAATCGTAGACGGGTCTGATATGGAGGCTTGGCCTTGCATCACAGGCAGAGACTCTGAGTCGGCTTCGGAACATGTAGACAATGAAGGTGCCTCAAACCTTGGCTCCGAGAAGAGCCTGCCACCAGGAAGTGGCACTGCCAGGAGCTGCAAAGGAACTGCAAACCAGTTTGCTGCTGGGAGCGGAAAGAATGAATGTAAATTGGGGGCCTGGAACATGGGCCTCGTGCCTAAACCCAGTCATGCATCTTCCATCTCTTCGGAGAGCAAAGACGGACTCAACAATTGGAAAAACTTGAGCAGCCCTGATGGAGCTGGCCTTGGGTTGACCTTGAACCCAAATATCAACCCATCAGCCTGGCCAGTGTTGGGCCAGGAGGGCAATTCTGGAAAAGGGACTTTGGAGACAGATGTTTCGAGCTCCAGTGCACAACTTAGTGCAGTAGGTCAAAGCCCTAGGGATCAGGACGGTACTTCTGCAAGCGCCTGGGCAAAACAGTCAAAAACGGAAAATGCGGGTGTTACATGGAATGCTTCTGTTGGAGAACAGCCTCAAGCTCTTAACACTGATGGACCAAATAATGGCGACACTAACTCTTTGAATGCAAGTTCACAGAGCACCGGGAACCCTTTGCAAAACAAGGGAGTGTCTGATACGACAGGGAATGGGACCTGGAACATGCCCTTGGGAATGGGTTTGGGAAACCCCTTGGTATTGAATCAATCTGTGAGCACTGACGCCTCATCCGAAGGCAGTATTAGAGGAACTATGGAAGGCCGGGGAACTGGGGGAACTTGGAATACAGTTTGGGGGTCTTCTGGAACTGATTCAATTTCTGGACAAAATGGTACAGGAGCTGATGGCAATAATGGACGCAATGGCGATGATTCAGCAAAGGCTGGCTCTGGTATGAAACAGTTATTGGTGAATAGATCAAGAACTGAATCATGGGACAATAATGGCGGCGGACCGTGGGACTCTGAGGCGCAAGACCCCAACAAAGCAAAAAACTGGGGTAAAGGGAACAGAACAGCATCGGGTGGTGCTCAGGGTTTGTGGGGTCAACAGCCAGGGACTGATAATCGCTCAGAAGGGGAATGGGGTGGCCCTCCGAATGAACAGAATTGTGGCACAGGCGGATGGGACAATCACAGGGTAAATCCCCTCCCAGAACATCAAGGAGAGAACTCTCAAAATTCCAACTGGGCAAAGGCCTCTAGTTCCACTGGGAGTGACTCTGCTAGTCGAAGCAACAACAAAAGGGGAGGTTCTGAAACCCAACCAGGTGGACGGCGCTTAAACAAGACTGATCCTCTTGATCAAGAGGAGGTATTGCAATCTGTAATAAGCAGGGCTGATCTGGACCCGAGAGTGTTATCAAACACTGGGTGGGGCCAAATTCAAATAAAGCAGAATACAATGTGGGATGTTCAGGAGTCACCCAGGAATGAAAGGCGCACTGACAGAGGAACAGAAGGGTGGGAGAGCACCGCCACTCAGAGCACTAACTCAGGGGGCTGGGGCGAAGGGCCCAGTCAAAGCGGTCACTGCACCTCTGGGTGGGGAGATGCTCCGCAGTCTTCAAACATGGAGTCTAAGAGTCCAAGTGGGTGGGTGGACCCAAAGAACAGTCAAGGTTGGGGAGGTGGGACATCAGAAGAGAAGGCACCATCATGGAATGAGGGGCCTAGAATTAAGGAACCGGGTTGGGGTGCAAGACAGCAACCAACTCAAGGTTGGTCTGCCAATAATGGTTGGGGTGATGGAAGTGGGCAGCCAGCTGAACAACCAAAAGCGGGTGGCTGGGACAGTTCGAACTCTAGGTGGGGCGATAGTGGCCGTGGTGATGTAGGATCTTGGGGAGGTGGCAGTAATTCTAATTCAAACCAGAGAGGTGGGTGGGATGACCCCACAAGACACCAGGGATGGGGCGAGTCATCAAAAACAGCCGCTCCTAATTGGAATAAGCAACAAGAGGTCTCTGGCTCTTGGGGTACTGCGTCTGCTGGTAGCCGGCAATCAGGACCTGGCTGGGGCTCAACACCTGTGCCGCCTACACCCATCCCAGTCGTGCCAAAGGAAGAAGAACCGACTGGATGGGAAGAGCCTTCACCGCAGTCTATCTCCCGAAAGATGGAGATAGATGATGGCACTTCAGCCTGGGGAGATCCCAACAGCTACAACTATAAGAATGTGAATCTGTGGGACAAGAACTCCCAAAGCGAGAGCTCTGGAAGTGGGTCAATGCCACGGGAGCCAAATACATCCAATGTGGTTACAGGCCGAGGTTCCACATCCAGTTCTG GTTCAAAATCTATGCAGgatgggtggggtggtggtgatcGACCTGCTGTGGCAAGTACACGTCCCCCAAGCTGGGAGGAAGAAGACGATAGTTCAATTGGCCTGTGGAACAGTGCTGGAACTCAGGAGAGTAGTTCACCCTACAACTCATCTAACTGGACCTCAGGCGGGAAGAAAACTCACAAG GGCTCCATGAAAGGTGGGAACAATGACGCATGGATAAACCCTCTCTCTACGCAATTTTCCAAAATGGGATTACTG AGGGAGTCTTCTGAAGATGGAATTGGTAATAAGATGGACTTGACTGTTG GTGGTCTACCAGACAAAAAGCTGGAATCTGACAAACGGGGAATGAATATGGATTATAATGGAATGATGAGGAAGGATCGATCGGGATTCCGGCCACCAAATTCCAAAGACTCGCCCACCGCAGACAGTGGACCCTACTTTGAGAAA CTGAATTTGCCTTTCTCCAATCAAGACGGGTGCCTGTCTGACGAGGCACCTAACTCGCCCTTCTCCCCTCCTCCGAGCTGCAAGCTGTCTCCCTCGGGCACTGCTCTACCCACCACCAGCCTCGGCTGCATCGGCTCTGGTCTTAACATGCAAAATCTAAACGCGAGACAC AATGGCAATCATGGTTTATTTGGCGGTAGCTCAGCACAATCCAGGGGTGTGCATACACCTCAAGTACAGCCCATGAATTCATCCCAGCCTAACCGGGCTCAAGTGCCTCCACAATTCCTGCCCCCTCCTCAG GTTCCTGCCTCCATGCTGAAGCACGCCACTCCGAATGGCGCCCTGAACCCAGCCCTGTTTAGCCTTGGTCCTCAACTTACCCCTCAGCAAATAGCGATGCTCAGTCAACTTCCTCAGCTCCCACAGCTCCAGTTG GCCTACCAGCTCTTGattcagcaacagcagcaacaagtGCTGCAGAACCAACGGAAGCTCTCTGCCGCTGTCCGACAACAGCAAGAACAGCAA CTTGCCCGTATTGTAAATGCtctgcagcagcaacaacagcaacaGCACCGACACAACAACACCCCTGGGATGAAACACTCCCCATCGCATCCCGGCATACCCAAGCAGCACCTGGATAATGTTGTGCCTAATTCTCTCCCCTCTGGCCTTCCAGACTTCCAGACCAAAGGACAGCTTCAGCCGGGTTACCCAATGg GCCTGGGTTCAAACATGAACGTAAACCAGTTAGACGTCAACAGTATTGTAGGAATGAAGGAACCTCAGTCTCAGCAATCACGGCTCAAGCAGTGGACAACCATGGAGGGTCTCTCTCCTGCCACTCCGCCACCAGACCACAACCCCCTCAAAAACG GTGCTATTTCGAGCAGCATGGCACCACCGAAGTCTCGAGATAGTCTGCCCTATTATGAAATGATAGCAGGCGACTCCTTAGCCAGCCATTCGGGTGCTGCGAGTGACAACTGGTCCACCCCTAAGCTCTCGAATGGTTCCAGCAGCTCAAGTTGGCCACCAG AGTTCCGCCCTGGGGAACCATGGAAAGGTTTTCAAAATATTGACCCTGAATCAGATCCATATGCGACCCCAGCGAGCATGATAAACAGCTccgcagcacccccatccccggattCAGAACACCAACTACTCAGGGATAGGAGCACAG GGTCCAGTTCCTCCCTGAACACCTCGCTGCCTTCACCCGGTGCCTGGTCCTATAGTGCCTCAAACTGCTCCTACAGCACCGTACAGAGCACTTCAG CCAAGTTCAATGACTTCAAGTCAACGTGGTCTCCAGATCCAATTGGACATCCCAGGATGTGGAAGAATCAGATGTCATCTAAAAACACTAACCCACCAACCCGGCCGCCTCCAGGACTGACCAACCAGAAGCCCCCATCATCTCTGTGGAGCAGTGGAGCCCCTCGATTCAGCAGAGGATGGGGTGTACAGGAATCACGCTATGCCATGA GTTCCAACTGGGGTGATGGAAGTTCAGGTGGATCTAGCCGGGTCAGCTCCTGGCTTGTTCTTCATAATCTCACTCCACAG ATCGATGGCTCCACCCTGCGAACAATCTGCATGCAGCATGGCCCGCTGATAACATTCCACCTGAACCTGACACACGGCACTGCACTGGTTCGATACAGCACCAAGCAAGAGGCTGCCAAGGCCCAGACTGCGCTGCACAT GTGTGTGTTGGGGAACACTACCATCCTTGCTGAATTTGTCAGTGATGAGGAAGTCAACCGCTATTTTGCACAAGGTCAGTTATCAACACCATCCCCGGGCTGGCAGACACTGGAGACGGGACAGAGCCAGATGGATCCAGTCGGGAGCAGCCTGCACTCGTTTGGTGGGCGATCAAGCCTGGGACAATGGAACAGTGCCGGAGcagtgggcagggggagcgggAACCTGGCAGGAGCCTCACTGTGGGCCACCCCGAGCTACACAGCAAGCTTGTGGGGGGCCCCGAATTCTGATGACTCGCACCGAATGGGCAGTCCGGCCCCTCTACTACCTGGTGACctcctgggcggaggggctgattcAATTTGA